Below is a genomic region from Streptomyces ferrugineus.
CCGCTGATCGCCGCCCTCGGCACCGAGGCCCAGCGCGGCGCCCTGCTGCCCCGCCTCGCCTCCGGCACGCTCACCGCCACCCTCGCCGTCCCCGGCACCGCGCTGGCCGCCGCGCTCGCCCTCACCGGCGACAACGGCGGTCAGTGGGCCGGCGGCGGACGCGCCGGGGGCGTGCAGGCGCGGCGGGTGGCGGACGGCTGGCGGCTGTACGGGCAGGTCGATCAGGTGCTGGACGGGCACAGCGCGGGGCTGCTGGTGGTCGCCGCGCACGCCGGGGGGTTCGCGCGGTCGCGGACGCTGCTGTTCCTGGTGGCGGGGGACGCCGCCGGGGTCGTACGGGTGCGGCAGACCGCGCTGGACGCGACCCGGCCGCAGGCGCGGGTCCAACTGCGCGACGTGGAGGCCGAGTTGCTGGGGGAGGAGGGCGCGGATGTGCTGGCTGCGCTCGCCGAGGCGGGGGACGCGGCCGCCGCCGTGCTCGCCTGCGAGGCCGTGGGAGCCGCCGACCGGGCGCTGGAGCGGACCGTGGAGTACGTGCGGCAGCGGGAGCAGTTCGGGCGGGCGATCGGGTCCTTCCAGGCGGTGAAGCACCGGCTGGCGGATGTGTACGTGGGGGTGCAGGCGGCGCGGTCGGCCGCCTATTACGCGGCCTGGGCCACGGGCGGCCGGGTCGGCGGCCTCGCCCTCGCGCAGGCACTGGAGGCGCTGCGGACCGCGTCCGCCGAGGGGATCCAGCTGCACGGCGGCATCGGGTTCACCTGGGAACACGAGGCGCATCTGTACTTCAAGCGGGCCGCCGGTGACGAGCTGCTCTTCGGGCCGGTGCACCGGCTGCGGGCGCGGGCCGCCGACGCGGCCGGGCTCTTCGAGGCGACGGACGCGCGGGAGGTGGCGGTGTGATCGAGGTGCCCATGGTCGTACGAGCCGTGCAGAAGGTGTCCTCGACGCGGGGCTTCGCCAAGGTCGCCCCGCATGTCATCCCGGTCCTCGACCGTGCCGTGCACCGGCTCACGCGCGGGAAGGTGCTGCTCAGCGCCCAGATGCTGCCCGGCGTGATCCTGACCTCCACCGGCGCCCGCAGTGGACTGCCGCGCCGTACGCCGCTGGCCTGCATGCCCGAGGAGGACGGCCGCTCCTGGATCCTGGTCGGCTCCAACTTCGGGCGCTTTGGCCATCCCGCCTGGACCCACAACCTCCTCGCCCATCCCGACGCCGAGGTCAGCTGGAAGGGGCGGGACATCCCCGTCACGGCCCGGCTGCTGGAGGGGGAGGAACGGGCCGCCGTATGGAAGACGGCGCTGGCGTTCTGGCCGCCGTATGCCACGTATCAGGCCAGGGTGGAGCGCGAGATCCGGCTGTTCCGGATCGTGCGGCGGCGATGAGCTCCGGGTGTCCGCCGGGGGAGGAGTGCACCGGGACGAGCGGTGCCGTGCTCGGCGGCCGGGACGGCGGGGACGCCTCCCCCGACGGCGCGCTGCCTGGCCCTGCTGTGTACGACAGCCCCCGGGGGGCGCCCCCGTAAGGCGACCGGCCGCTACAGCGTCGCCAGGCGCTGTACCAGCAGGAACGCGCCGATTCCGAGCATCGCCGCCCCGGAGGTGCGGGTGACCGCGCGGGCCGCCGCGGGGCGGGTGCCCAGGACCGCGCGGGCGCCGAGGCCCACCGCGAGGTAGACCGTGGCGCAGCACGCCATGTGGAGCAGGCCGAGCGCGGCGGTCTGGGCGGGGACCGGCAGATGGTCGCCCTTCGTCACCAGGAACTGCGGCAGCACCGACAGGTAGAGCAGCAGGCCCTTGGGGTTCAGGCCGCTGATCGTGGCGCCCCGGAGGAAGGCGCGGGCCGGGCTCGTGGCCACCGTCTCCTCCGCCGCCCCCGGCGTGCCCGGGCGGCGCAGCACGCTCCAGCCCAGCCAGACCAGGTATCCGGCGCCGGCGGCCGTCAGCGCGGTCAGCAGACCCGGCTCGCTCGCCACCAGCACCGCGAGACCGGCCACCGCCAGGACCGTGTGCAGCGCGTACCCGGTGACCAGGCCCGCCACCGCCGTCAGCGGCGTGCGGTCGCGCAGCCCGGCGGAGATCGCGTACGCCCAGTCGGCGCCCGGCACGCAGACGAGCAGCAGGTCGATGGCGAGGAAGGAGAGGAGCAGTCCGGAGTCCATACCGGCGACATTAGGCGGGAATGGCTCGAAGGTGTTGTCGAAGTTTGCCCATGATCGTGGTTTGTGGGGGAAGATCTGTCCCATGGACGACGTGGACAGGAAGATTCTTGCCGAGCTCCAGCAGGACGGGCGGCTGACCGTGACCGAGCTGGCAGCTCGGGTGCGGCTGAGCGTCTCGCCGTGCCACCGGCGGCTGCGGGAACTGGAGCGGGCCGGGGCGATCAGCGGTTACCGGGCCGTCGTGGACCCGGGCGCGGTCGGGCTGACCTTCGAGGCGCTGGTCTTCGTCTCCATGCGGCAGGAGGACCGGGAGACGGTCGCCGAGTTCGAGAGCGCGCTGGCCGGGATCCCGCATGTGGTGGAGGCGCAACGGCTGTTCGGGGAGCCGGACTATCTGCTGCGGGTCGTCGCCGCCGACCTCGCCGCCTACCAGCGGCTGTACGACGACCGGCTGGCCACGCTGCCCGGGGTGCAGCGGCTGACCTCGACCCTGGTGATGAAGCACGTCGTACAGGACCGACCACTGCCCGCCTAGCCGGGCCGGCCGGCGCCGATACGCCGCAAGCGCCGGGTGGCGGGCTCCGGGACACCACGCGGACGACCTGGACCGAGGACCTCGCCGCGCTCGCCCTCCGGAGCTGTCCTGGTTCTGCCCCCGGCTGGGCCACCGGCTGACGGCCACCGACGAGGCGCTGCCGTCGGCCGAGAACGTCGACCGGCCCTGCGAGGGCGGGCCGGCCCGCGGTCGGCGCCCGAAGCGGAAGCAGGCGGTGGTCCACTCGTGTGGATCACCGCCTGCCAGACAGGACTTGGGAGCCGTAAAGCCTACGGGCGGCCGCCCGGTGTTACTTCGTCGGCTTCTTGCCGGTCACGCCCAGGTGTACCAACAGCGCCAGATTCGGCTTGAGTTCGGCCTGTTTGACGCCCCACGTCTGGAAGCCCTTCTGGTGCGAGGCCACCGCCGCGAGCATCGCGACGATCGAGCCCGCGACCGCGGCCGGGTTGACGTCCTTGTCGACCCTGCCCTTGGCCTGTAGCTGACTGACCGCGTCCGCCAGGGAGTTGTTCACGGAGTTCAGGATCTTCATACGGAGCTTGTAGAACCGTTTGTCCCCCTCGGACGCGCCGAGATCGACGACCCTGAGGATCGCGTCGTTCTTGCGCCAGAACTCCAGGAAACCGTCGACGAGTTCCTGAGCCGTCTGCCAGCCGGCCTTGCCGACCCAGCTGCGGCCCTCGACGAGCTCGGTCAAGGAGGCGCCCTCGGCGGCCATTTGCTCGGCGATCTCCAGGACGGCGCCCTCGACGTCCGGGAAGTACTGGTAGAAGGTCGCGGGCGAAGTGCCCGCCTTCCGGGCGACATCGATGACTTTGACGTCCCGGTACGGGGAGGAGCTGAGCATCTCGCTGAGGCAGTCGAGCAGCTTCTGCCGGGTCGCCTGCCCACGCCGGCCGGCCACACGGCCGTCGACGGTACGCACTTGTCCTGTCATGCCGTCAGCTTACCGAGGCGTGATCGAGGCGCGATTCGGCCGACTGCAAATGGGGTGCACGAGGATCACGAGGCTGGTGTGCCTGGTCTGCGGGGTGCGCGGCAGGCCGCTACTTTTGCCGCATGGCCGAAAACAGGGCATCCGCGAACGGAACGGGATACACGGAGGGCGTCCCGTGCTGGGTCGACGCCCAGCTTCCCGACGTGGCGGCGGGCAAGCGCTTCTACGGTGAGCTCTTCGGGTGGGACTTCGAGGAGGCGTACGACTCCACCGTGTGGGCCCGTCTGGACGGCGACCGCGTCGCCG
It encodes:
- a CDS encoding acyl-CoA dehydrogenase family protein, translated to MDASFTPEQDEIRRTLRELLHSRCGPRELRAAVEAPTGHDPALWSALAEQLGLPGLALPEAYGGVGCSATELALACEETGRALAPTPLLATAVLAAPLIAALGTEAQRGALLPRLASGTLTATLAVPGTALAAALALTGDNGGQWAGGGRAGGVQARRVADGWRLYGQVDQVLDGHSAGLLVVAAHAGGFARSRTLLFLVAGDAAGVVRVRQTALDATRPQARVQLRDVEAELLGEEGADVLAALAEAGDAAAAVLACEAVGAADRALERTVEYVRQREQFGRAIGSFQAVKHRLADVYVGVQAARSAAYYAAWATGGRVGGLALAQALEALRTASAEGIQLHGGIGFTWEHEAHLYFKRAAGDELLFGPVHRLRARAADAAGLFEATDAREVAV
- a CDS encoding nitroreductase/quinone reductase family protein, with amino-acid sequence MVVRAVQKVSSTRGFAKVAPHVIPVLDRAVHRLTRGKVLLSAQMLPGVILTSTGARSGLPRRTPLACMPEEDGRSWILVGSNFGRFGHPAWTHNLLAHPDAEVSWKGRDIPVTARLLEGEERAAVWKTALAFWPPYATYQARVEREIRLFRIVRRR
- a CDS encoding LysE family translocator, producing MDSGLLLSFLAIDLLLVCVPGADWAYAISAGLRDRTPLTAVAGLVTGYALHTVLAVAGLAVLVASEPGLLTALTAAGAGYLVWLGWSVLRRPGTPGAAEETVATSPARAFLRGATISGLNPKGLLLYLSVLPQFLVTKGDHLPVPAQTAALGLLHMACCATVYLAVGLGARAVLGTRPAAARAVTRTSGAAMLGIGAFLLVQRLATL
- a CDS encoding Lrp/AsnC family transcriptional regulator produces the protein MDDVDRKILAELQQDGRLTVTELAARVRLSVSPCHRRLRELERAGAISGYRAVVDPGAVGLTFEALVFVSMRQEDRETVAEFESALAGIPHVVEAQRLFGEPDYLLRVVAADLAAYQRLYDDRLATLPGVQRLTSTLVMKHVVQDRPLPA
- a CDS encoding TetR family transcriptional regulator, with the translated sequence MRTVDGRVAGRRGQATRQKLLDCLSEMLSSSPYRDVKVIDVARKAGTSPATFYQYFPDVEGAVLEIAEQMAAEGASLTELVEGRSWVGKAGWQTAQELVDGFLEFWRKNDAILRVVDLGASEGDKRFYKLRMKILNSVNNSLADAVSQLQAKGRVDKDVNPAAVAGSIVAMLAAVASHQKGFQTWGVKQAELKPNLALLVHLGVTGKKPTK